Proteins encoded together in one Asterias rubens chromosome 4, eAstRub1.3, whole genome shotgun sequence window:
- the LOC117289180 gene encoding junctophilin-1-like, with product MNGGRFDFDDGGSYCGGWEEGKAHGHGVCTGPKGKGEYNGSWHYGFEVTGVYTWPSGNTYEGHWEHGRRHGLGVENKGRWVYRGEWTQGYKGKYGVIQSLASGARYEGTWSSGLQDGYGQETYADGGKFYIYW from the coding sequence ATGAACGGCGGGCGCTTCGACTTTGACGATGGGGGCTCTTACTGCGGTGGTTGGGAGGAGGGGAAGGCCCACGGCCATGGGGTATGCACCGGGCCCAAGGGCAAGGGCGAGTATAATGGGTCGTGGCACTATGGCTTTGAGGTGACAGGAGTCTACACCTGGCCGAGCGGGAACACATACGAGGGCCACTGGGAGCACGGCCGACGCCACGGACTGGGGGTGGAGAACAAGGGGCGATGGGTGTATCGCGGGGAGTGGACGCAGGGATACAAAGGAAAATACGGGGTGATTCAGAGCCTTGCCAGTGGGGCACGCTACGAGGGTACCTGGAGCAGCGGGCTGCAAGACGGGTATGGACAAGAGACGTACGCCGATGGAGGTAAGTTTTACATTTACTGGTAA